The Bacillota bacterium genome includes a region encoding these proteins:
- a CDS encoding spermidine/putrescine ABC transporter substrate-binding protein, with protein sequence MKKSIKILALILTAIMIIGVLPGCGSSKQVVKVYNWGDYIDPDVLKQFTKETGIKVVYDTFETNEDMFLKIKNSGGYSYDVAIPSDYMIKKMIDNDMLAEINYNNVPNFKNIDSKFLNMSYDPENAYSIPYQWGTVCIAYNDTMVTDPVDSWDILWNPKYKKKIFMMNSERDSIGVALLSLGYSLNTENPEEL encoded by the coding sequence AAAATTCTTGCGCTCATACTTACTGCGATTATGATAATCGGGGTTTTGCCCGGCTGCGGAAGCAGCAAACAGGTTGTCAAGGTTTACAACTGGGGCGATTACATCGATCCGGATGTACTTAAGCAGTTTACAAAAGAAACAGGCATAAAGGTCGTTTATGACACATTCGAGACAAACGAGGATATGTTTTTAAAGATAAAAAACAGCGGCGGGTATTCATACGATGTCGCTATCCCCTCGGATTATATGATCAAAAAGATGATAGACAACGACATGCTTGCCGAAATCAATTATAACAACGTGCCGAACTTCAAAAATATTGACTCCAAATTCCTCAATATGTCATATGACCCGGAGAACGCGTACTCCATACCTTATCAGTGGGGAACCGTCTGCATTGCTTATAATGACACAATGGTGACCGACCCTGTCGACTCATGGGACATACTTTGGAATCCAAAGTATAAAAAGAAGATTTTTATGATGAACAGCGAACGTGATTCCATCGGGGTTGCACTTTTATCTCTCGGCTATTCGCTTAATACCGAGAATCCGGAAGAGCTT